In Salinisphaera sp. T31B1, the following are encoded in one genomic region:
- a CDS encoding metalloregulator ArsR/SmtB family transcription factor, whose translation MSAPATTPRWALASSTETLFQALADDTRLRCLALIVIHGELCVCELVHALQLSQPKISRHLKRLREAGLVADRRERIWVYYRLADTLPSWARTTLDAVIAEHGNRPPFVDDARRLAHMPDRPDGRCSN comes from the coding sequence ATGAGCGCACCCGCCACCACGCCGCGTTGGGCGCTTGCCTCGTCAACCGAGACGCTTTTTCAGGCCCTGGCCGACGACACACGTCTGCGCTGTCTGGCACTGATCGTCATCCACGGCGAGCTGTGTGTCTGCGAGCTGGTTCATGCGCTTCAACTCTCGCAGCCCAAGATTTCGCGCCATCTCAAGCGGCTGCGCGAGGCCGGCCTGGTCGCCGATCGGCGCGAACGTATCTGGGTGTATTACCGGCTGGCCGACACGTTGCCTTCATGGGCGCGCACGACGCTGGATGCCGTGATCGCCGAACACGGCAACCGCCCGCCGTTCGTCGACGACGCCCGCCGACTGGCGCATATGCCCGACCGCCCGGACGGCCGCTGCAGCAACTG